gacagagtttgcctataataacagctaccaatcgagtattcagatggctccgtatgaggctttatatgggagacagtgtcagTTTTCAGTGGGTAGGTTTGAGCCGGGTggggctaggctattgggtattgatttagttcaggatgctttggaaaaaggttaaattgattcaaaaatgacttcgcacggcgcagtctagacagaagagttatgccgaccggatgGTTCGCgatattgcttacatggtaggagagaaggtactactccaaGTTtttcctatgaagggtgttatgagatttgggaagaagggcaagttcagTCTTAGATATATTGGGCCTtgtgaaatacttaagaagattagaGGGGTGGTTTACGAACTTGCATTTCCACCtaatctatcgggtgttcatccagtgtttcatgtatcaatgctccggaagtatgttagagatccgtctcatattttggatttcagtacagtgtagttggatggtaatttgataTATCATGTGGAGACGGTTGCCATTTTGgaccggtaggttcgaaagttgagatcaaagaacataacttcagtgaaagtacagtgAAGAGGTCAGCCAatcagagaagctacttgggagactgagcgggagatgcagagaaaATGTCCACACCTATTTAAGgtttcaggtatgattctaaacccgttcgaggatgaatgtttatttaagaggattcctataatttgtattgactgaatcgaattaattgtgactagatacgaggctttcggaggtcaattcgtgaggcaaaggcataggtgagtaaagaattacacggtttgaggtgaGTTAAGAATTACacaatttgaggtaagtaacacttctaaacttgattctgagggtatgaaccctgattatacgtgttatgtgatttgtttggaggtgatacacatgctaggtggcgggcgtgtgggcgtgcaccatacaAATTgagacttaaataaattctgtggagttgtatAATTAgagaatcatgtcattatccacatatcctccacgtgttagtgGAATTTGAGCTGAGTCTCAtgataaagatcatgtttaggctacgtgacGATATTCTCAGAGTGTGAGTAGATGAGATTTCCATTGTGGTACATCACATTCATCATATATTTTatcatgtagatatagagatgtcatattcctcatatcatgcatattttatctattttttctgtactgagtttaactgttgaactagaaagcatgcctacatttctgtactggattgtacctgttgagctcgtcactactttcagctcagaggttagtcttgttatttattgagttggttttactcatactacactctgcacctcgtgtgcagatccaagtacttccggatacgacgattgccagatttgaggatttatctgttggagactatcaaagtagttgcttggcgtccgcagaccttgaccctctttcctttcagtttttgtactgttctatattttcagacagtgttcttATCAGTTAGACTTATCATTatttagattctcatgtactcagtgacaccggattttaggaGTGTTTTGTATATGAAATTATGAGTTTTTCaattgaattcaaatattatattttcaaacttaagagattattgtgatttattgaggttattgACTTGCCTactattgagataggcgtcatcacgataagttagaattttgggttgtgacaccgcAGTAGACTTGAATCTCCTTAAAGAGAGCGAAATATTCGCGCCTCAGCCTgaagaatatttattttattttcttcattttatttttcaacGGTAATTAATTGTATTTTCACCAACACCATATGATACTTGAACAAAGGAATACAGATTCAAGTGTGAAACCTCCGATTCTTATACCCCATAGACAATGCATATTAGAGACCTCATTCATTTCGAATTATCAtacaaaacaaaataaatattacaGAACATCATTAGTCGTTATGGTTTAGAAAATACTAAATCAGAAATGGGCAAGACATGCATTAACATGCTTATTCAAGGAGGTAAACTTTAAAAGAGATGGAGTAATAATGTGAAGAATTAAAGTATCTTTTAGAGAGATCTAATTAAATTTTACTGTGACTGCTATGGATGTAGACCTTAAGGGAATTATATCCTCTAGATTTGACATCCCTGTCGCAATATGCGTATTTAGAATACTTTCTCTTCTAGGACTGGGTAAATAACTGTTTCTCTCCATATGTATATGCCTTAAGTTCTTCATCATCCATATCTTCCTCGGTAATGAAGTTATAACTGAACGATATTGTGCATGAATTAGAGTTggcaaattttgaagctttaaaaCTGATGCAAGAAGATTTCCACCATATGTTACTGCAAGATATCTCAAATGAAATAACTTTGTAATCGCTAGTGGAAATTAGCTAAACACACCATTGAAGATGGCCAAATTATCCGCGCTTTGCGCGGTCATaagagaaaatatttatatttgtgcaTGATGCGTGAAAATTGTATTTCTTCTCTCTCTATTAAATTTATAACAAGATATATTGTATATTTATTATTTTCTCTTATGATCACGCGAAGCGTAGATATATTGACTagtattgtaacgatccgaccgattgttttactttttagatctccgttcccctaattaagactctccgtatatatttttattgttttataacttgcgggaatggttggtttaggtttgaaagggttcgggttgaaatcggaacacttagttccttattaGTGGCAtatgatggccaagtttgacttgagtcaatattttgagtaaacaacctcggaaccgggattagATAGTTCCAATCCAtacgtatgataattttggacttgagtgTGTGTTCAGATCGGGCTTCGGGTGATCCGGGAGCTTTTCGACggttaatgttgaaagttggttcattgaaggttttctaattctttaaatttggtttggagtagactgttatcgaggtccgtttgggatttcgagcccgAAAATAATTATGTATGATAATTTAttacttgtatgcaaaatttggggtgattccgagtagtctaagtatcaTTCAGcgcgttcggagctagttgagaagtttgaagttcataagttgattcaatttgattttagggtgcgattcttagtttcgatgttgttttatgtgttccgAGATGGGTTTTCACCTAACTATTGAAagtaagtgatttctatacaatgcaaattaaatacatagattatgggtagattttaacatgaaaaatgcGAAAGTTTTAGCagtttgttgaaaaacctagatattgataaaaatgagattagaccacgaaaatgattatggaattgggtaaaaattatatatttgtgttcgtgaggttGTGGGTTacaattatttataaaaattttcgaaattcgggcacatgggcccggggtgaattttagaaaccttccaaattgggttgggtaatcactataatagttaaattatgaacttttgagcaattattgattagtttgtacaattTTTGACTAGTTTAGGATTGTTCGGCACAGACTTAAGGCTTTTAGAGTGATTTGTGGACCGGAGAGAGGACTTGGAAACGAGGTATGTCTCTTGCCtaacttgtaagagggaattaacctcataggtgtttaaattattatttgctactaattgtgggtgctacgtatgcacgaagtgacaagagtccgtacgtagctaaaattcatgttatgCCCGGGTAGACATAGGCCTTTATTATGCTAttacttgcactatttgaacttagTTTTGCTAGtttaattgcttaaattaatAAGTAAAACTTTGGTTAAAGATTATGTTAAATCGAGCTTCATTACTTAGAGATTTAGCGGAATATTTAATCATTGATGGAAATTTATATTGTTTTATGGGCTTGCTTTGAAGTTGTAAATACATAATTCGTAATCCGAAGAGTTTTTCCTATTCCTGTAGATCGGTCCAAACGCTCgacaatatttatatatattatgggatgcatccatggatcgggtcgtacgagcTCGATAGTGTATTTACATGATTATTATGGATCGGTCCGTACGACCTCTGCATAACTAGTGCGTGTTGTCACTTGGAGTCCGATTATACATGATATGTCTTTCATGACTTGAGAATTTATAAATACATGTTAGCCTCTTACTTGTTGAGATTAGCATGTGATATTGGGGGacttttaattgttattttgttaAAGGATTATTTAATTGTTGCCTCTTATTCCATTATTGATGTTGTATCTCATGCTTATTTAATATTCTGGTACATTATGTATATtgcccactagtaagtgtcgatatcgacccctcatcactacttcttcgaggttagactagatacttacagggtacatattgtttacgtaatcacactacacttctgcacatattgtgcaggttctgaggtaAGTGCACCTGGAGTTCGTTCAGGCGCGCATCCGCATTACCCGGAGGTCTAGTGGTGAGTTGTTTCTCATGCTCCATTCTACAACACCCGGAGCCTTCTCTTGATATGTTTTATCATTTCTGTCTATTATGTTTCAGACAATAGTTCTTAGggaattttgtatattctactagatgcttgttcatttgtgacaccgaattttgggaattcTAGTAGACACTCATAGGTTTTGATTATTTAATACACTATCTTACTTTCACgtttagtttatgctttatattACTATGCTCACTTACTATTTGTTTccttattaaataaaaatcaaagattttaaaaatattaaaatgagcaATTCAATGGGTAGtttactgttggcttgcctagtagcgatgctgggcgccatcacggcctatagtaaaaattgggtcgtgacagcttggtatcagagctctaggttcacataggtttcATAAGTCATGAGCggtcctaatagagtcttgcggatcggtgcggagacgtccgtacatatcttcgagaggctatatggtatTATGATACTTatttttcttcatctcctatcgggAAGTTGATGTTGTACTAagtgtctttctcttattctctcacagatggtgagaacgcgcgcagAAGATGTACCCGGTAGTGGAGGAGCttctccccctgttgctagaggacgagacagaggccgggggaggactccatctcctgctAGAGGaagagggcatcctagagttgctcccgttgtaccaccagcggatccagtggaggatcctgtcATTGTGgcgcagggtgaggtgcctgcagCTGAGCCAGTCCCTGCAGATTTCACGTCCGCGCCGGGATTTTAGGAGGTCATGGACCATATGCcgtggttcatggattctatgatgcAGGCTAGTTTATTTTCAgcggacccagccatatctcaggctggaGGGGGagtacagacccctaccgctcaagcTCCAGGGCACGCCgctactgtatatcagaccccagGTGCATTACCTATGGGCGGAGCCCATCCAGTTGCAACGGTTGTACCAGAGCCCAGACCAGATGCGACCGTCGAGATGCATAGGTTGctggatagatggaccagactACATCCTCGTGCCTTGGGCGGTTAGCGACATGGGGacccccaggattttattgacCATTGTAGAGACAGGCTGCAGAACATGAGAGTATTGGAGTCTaacggggtggacttcaccacatttcagttggagggcagggctcgtagatggtggcagtcctatcttcttagcagaccagcgggttcacctcccttgacttgggatcagtaCACACGTCTTTTTCTggagagatatattccaccctctcagagggaagagctaCGGGATCAGTTCGAGCGGCTCAAGCAGGGTTAGATATCTGTGACCGATTATGGggtgagattctctgagttgtccctccatgcacttatgatactccccactAATGCCGAGAGAGTGCGTAGGTTTATTGCGGGCTTGCATTATGGTATTCAGGTTACTATGTCCCGAGAGGTGGAGATGGTGACTCCTTacgagcaggttgtggagatagaTCAGTAGATTGAGGGTATCCGCACCCAGGGTCGTTTGTATACGACGGGGGAGAAAAAGCCTCGGCTTTCTGGAGGATTCAACGGCGCCCattctgggggcagaggtcagtttgtgaggggtcagtccagcagacccacTTATTCAGCACCACCGCCTTCTCGGGGTGCACCTGTGCGGCCCTATTTCAGTGACATTCTAGAGAGCTCCTACCgtccaccggctattcagggttcttccagcggGTATTCAGGTCCTCAAGGTTAGTCATCTTCCGCACCGAGAGGTTGCTATGAGTGCGGGGAGCTTGGTCATATGAGGAGATCTTGCCCCAAGTtacggggcaaggcagtgcagcagggccaTCACCCCATGATCACCGCACCAGCTTTCGCACCGATCGTCCGGCCTGCCAGAGGTGGAGGGCTGGcgggtaggggtcgccctagaggtggaggccagtcaagtggcgctccagctagtttctatgcttttccagccagactagatgcagtagcctcagatgtcgtgatcacaagtattatttctgtctgcacTAGGGATGTctcagtactatttgatctaagatctacatattcatatgtttcttctctatttgctcattatcTAGATGTCTCTCGTGAGTTCTTGGGTGCTCTTTTTTTAATTTGTATTATTCGCTTCTCCCAAGCTTGCCTTTCTTGATGTCTGTTTTGGAGAGTTACTTTCTCTATTTATAAGACGAGTGACTAAAATATCTGCATATACGGAAAATGTATTATATGTTTTGTAGGGAACTAAGAAAAATTAGACATTTGTAAGCATAAAGAAGGGAGCAAAAGTTTTTTTTGGAGTAACTGTAGGAGTGAGGGAGGAAGAGGTAAAAAGAAAAGGATATAATAAAGTTAGTAGCAGATAGCAATAGGAAAGaaggagaaaaggaaaagaaaaaaataataatagagtGAGGAAGTCGATAATAAGGGTTGTTAGATGATTATAAAATAAGAGGGATTAAGGGATGGTaacagaaagaaaaagaaaacaaagataGAAAAATATAGGAATATAAAAACTATTTTTTACTCCTATTAACCTTCCCCCACGAACAGAATACATTAGCTTTtttcttataattttttttatttaaaaagttATTGACGGTTAAAATATAGTTTACTAAGCTCTAATTCcactaaaaatatttataatttcaTTTTATCAGTATATATAGTTAATTGTTTATTCATGTAGTCGGTTTTTTGTCTTTTCTATATTaactaaatatataatttattggtATTTTTTTTATAACAGGAAAAATTtcctattttatttattaaaaaagtGATCTAAGAGCAATATTTAATAACTAAAAAAGAGAATGGCACGACGGTCAAGCCCTTGACCTGGCAGGCGGAAGGTTTAATTACTTACCAGTGTACTAAGATACTCACATGAGCATGCATTCACTCATATATATGTAAGTATAGGAGCAGGAAACAAGTGGTGCTATAAATGGTTCAGGGAGAAAAGTATGGATTTACGTGAACCCACTCCCTCAATGTAGATCCGTCCTACACGTGCCAGTGTGTGTTTCATTTGTTCGTCCGTAAAGACATCTTACCGTGATAATGAACAACACTGGGTGAGGCGGCCTTGTGACCAGGCGATAGTCACTATCGTCAATATCTTTCAAGTAAGACACCCAAGTAAATCGGGGAATGGGCAATATATAGTCATTGGTTATCATTATAGTTATAACTATTGGAACTCCCTATCAAAAGTTTTACAATTTATCGAAATGCTTATACAGTTTATTCAAAGGTGTATTGTTACGTACCTAATCGAATTAAGTACAAAACTGTAAACCTAAAGAGCCAATTGAGAGAATAGCCCTTGAACAATCTACAGCTAAGCTATTCTTGGAAGAGAACTAAGAATGCAGAGATTAAAGAGAGAAAAATGTTATTGAAGTAAATCTGAATAGCTATTACAACTGAGCTTCTTCTCTTATATTCTATAGTCGAGAATCTCTTCTAACTGACTGTcatacaccccccccccccaaaaaaaaaaaaaaaaaaaaaaactaacattGTCTGACCGCCTAACATATGCCCTTCTTCTATTAACAGACTCGTAACAAATCCTCCCCGCTAAGAGTCCTTGTCTTCAAGGACAAAATGAGGAAACTATTGCTTGAAAGCATGGACATCTATCCAAGTACTATCTTCAAGTGGACAGTTGAACCACTTGACCAACACTTGCTTGACCTGCCTGTGATGCTTGGAAATGGATTGAAATTCCAGTGCTTGCTCTAGTTCTAAAACAATATTACCATGAGGAGAAAGGGATACTGGTAGATCAGGTACTATAGGAGCAGATCCAATATGCTTTTTGAGCTGTGAGACATGGAATGTGGAATGGATTTTGGCAAGGAAAATAAAACCGTCTAGTTAAAGTCAACCTCTTAAGTGATGTTGGGAAGACAAACCTCGCGAGGGACCTCGGCGAATTTCCCACGAAAAACTTCAGTGCTTCGAGTTTTCTTAAGCTTGACATATCAATGAGGCGATTGGCCAAACGGTCACAGACAATCAGGCTCTTTAGATTGGGAATGATTGAAAACACTTCATTTGTACAACTGGTGGAACAGAGAACAGAAAATTCCTGTAGATTTGGCATCTCTGTCACAAGATGCTTATTTAGAATGTCACTTCTAAGACTGGTAGCTCCCTCCAGATGTATATGCCTTAAGTTCTTCATCATCCATATCGTCCCTGGTAAAGTTTTATCACGACGTTGATTCATAAGAATTAGAGTTTGCAAATTTTGAAGCTTTGAGATTGATGCAGGAATATCATCGTCAAATCCAACTTGGAGATATCTCAAATGAAATAACTTTGTAATCACGAGTGGAAAGGAGGTGAAATTTGTAGATTCATGGAAGATGGACAATACCCTAAGAAGGTTGAAATGGGAGAAAATTTCATGTACTACAGTATGAGGATGGTAGATGGGCAATATCCCGAAAAGCTTAACACGTGTTGCGTAAGGTAGATCCAATCGAGATAAGTAGATAGATGTGGCAACAGGGGGTAATAGCTTACAACAATCATCAACTGAATAATATTGGCTTTGAAAACTGAAGCGACGAACATTTTGCTTTTGTGTTAGAAGAGAAGAGTAGTTTTTATCAATATGCATAAACTTTGTCATTTCAGCTTCTATCAAACAAAATTCATGCAGCAGATCATGCATTGCACATGCTTTTATCTCACCATTGAATCTCCGTTTTCTAATCATTAAGTTCCTGCCAATAAGATCCTCCAAATAATCTACTGCCACTTCCTCCAAGCTTTTATTACTTCGAGACGTCCTTATATAACCTTCCGCGATCCATAGTTGGATCAATCTCTTAGTTTCAACCTGAAAATCCTCTGGGAAACAACCCATAGAAAGAAAGCAAGGCTTGAGATGATTAGGCAAGTGGTGGTAACTCAAACCAAGCACTCCTAGGCATTTATCTGGATGACTAGCAACGATTTCACCTAAGATTCGGACAACATCCTTCCAAGCTTCTAATGTCCTGGCCATTTTAGAAAGATGCCCTGCGATAACTAAAATCGTTAATGGTAGTCCTTTgcatttttctactattttctttccaaatttttccaactcatgAGGATGATCATTTTCTGGTCCAAATACATTATCACGAAGTAACTTCCAGCTGTTTTCTAAATTCAATAGGTTCATGTGATGAGGGCTAATAGAATCCGCATACATAGCTACCGCAGTTTCCCTAGTAGTCAATAAGATTCGACTCCGATTATTGTACTCAGGAAATATTCCTCTTATACTATCCCAATCACCCGTActccaaatatcatcaacaacaacaaggtaTCTCCGACCCTTTAGTTTTTTCTGCACCAGGTCGGCTAACTCATTGTCCTTCACCTTATCATAATCATTTGCATTGAAAAAATTTGTATGCTTTGAGATGCAATGTAAAGCAtgtaacaagacatttctaaaTCGAAATTCTTGAGATATTGTAACCCAAATATGAAGGTCAAAATGATACCTGATTGTGAGATGATCATAAGCTTTTCTAGCGAGTGTTGTTTTGCCAATGCCACCCATGCCTGATATAGTGACAATGTCTACTGCCGACAGTGGTCCTGTCAATCTTTTAACCATGATCTCCAAGTCATCATCAAGTCCCTGCACAATGGCATCTTCCAAATTTGGCAGCATTGAATCACTTGTAGAAGTGCCAATCATGGAATCCCCAGATAATTCAACAATTTCATCATCAGCATCATGAGtactgtcatgggctgctttccatcatcgacccatgaccccttggacgcgccccgtggcgtcccggcaagcctcccaatgcctagcgccacggtcggccccgtggtctcggcagcgctaagtgacaagcgagcatgcgcctctgtcgccccaccgacaatcagtgccagcgcccagcggctggcgaatgccatcagcgccgcgcgcaccgacaatgccgcaagcgcagacccaatgccaagcaccagcgccccgcCGCTGGCAGAaccaaatagtgccgcgcgcgcccacagcaatgcgcgcgcagaccctgatgctcaagacaaagttgctgccatcggacttgcttccatagaagactaagtccttttcattgtaattatagagtagttttacttcattcattttcagtgtgcttctacagctttcttaggtcaactcatgtaactttggtttattttttttaagcattattaagggggaccaaagcattcaaacattcaagcattcaaacaattctctgtactggtgtctctcccccccgacaccgcatttcatcttgtaatagctttcatcatcatcaatacaatcatcagctttcatcatcaattgctcattttccgctgctcaattgctcacgacattggctttcccgtacggcactgacaatctagtctagcgtacggcgaggacctcagttggcgcatagcaaccgcactgacatcagttgcttagccttacgtcgcccttccaaggaacttcaggaaggcgccgcgtaacagtactAGTGCTCAATTCAGAAATAATCTCCATCACTTCTTTCTTTGTTGTATCGATTTTTTTAATTAGTGATACCAAATTCCTGTGTAAAATTATATGTGCTATTCCAAACTTCCAGCTTGAGCCTTTGATTAGTTGACCAATCTTAAGCTTAACAACATCTTCTGCATCACTAGCAGCAACTCTTATTTTTTCCTCCAAAGATTTGATTTTTTCAGGATCAAACCTACTCTTTCTAGTTTCTTCAACAACATTATGAAAATATTCAGCAGTAGCATGAAGAGAATCGAGCGTTTTAGCAGTTTGACCTTGAATGAGCTTTGGATTAATTCTCTGCTGAAGTTGCTCAAGAGTTTTAACAAGAGAAATTACAGCAATATAAGCAGCCATCAACTACTTAAGAATCAGATTGTGGAAATGATGGCAAGAAGGAGAAAGATTTGGAATAGTTCCAGATTAATATGGAGAGGAAGGAACAAAAGAATTTTTGAAGGAACAGCTCTTTAACTAATTTTTCTCTCAAATAATGGAAAACCCCCTATTTATTATGTGGGCTGCCTTGAGTGTGTAAATTTTTAATCCCACAACTTGTACAATACCCTTTACATAATTCCCAAGACCATGTTAGTTCCTTAGTGGTTATTAATAAATTGTTTGacttattaaaataaaactaaGAGTCCGTTTGGATTGACTAGAAAAATAGTAGATTTTCAGCAGAAATAGTTTTTAAGCCAAAATATAATAAGTTGGGATTGTTTTGAATTATAGAACTAATTGATCGAGTTAGAGAGATGAAATGAAAGCAAAGCAGAGAAGAATGAACTCATTTCATATAATGAAATCTGCAACTAACTTTTGTACAGAAGCTATGTATATATACAAGTACATCTAACCAACTCTAACTAATTTTCACTAACTACCTCTACTAACTTAGTTAGTGACAGCTGTCACCTAAGCTCCTAACTGCCTAACAGAATAAGCTGGAAGAGCTGCTTGACTATTATGGCTCATACTCGATTCTTCAACACCCTCCCTCAAGCTGATGGTTGAAACACATCTTTCAACCCCAGGTTGGATAGTAGGTAATCATGTTGTGGCTTTCCCAGACTCTTGGTCAATAGATCAGCTTGTTGTTCTTTTGTAGAAACATAGTGTGTCTTTACCAATCCTTGAATAATTTTTTCTCTCACAAAGTGACAATCTATGTCAATGTGTTT
This region of Nicotiana tomentosiformis chromosome 4, ASM39032v3, whole genome shotgun sequence genomic DNA includes:
- the LOC138891397 gene encoding putative late blight resistance protein homolog R1A-10, with the translated sequence MIGTSTSDSMLPNLEDAIVQGLDDDLEIMVKRLTGPLSAVDIVTISGMGGIGKTTLARKAYDHLTIRYHFDLHIWVTISQEFRFRNVLLHALHCISKHTNFFNANDYDKVKDNELADLVQKKLKGRRYLVVVDDIWSTGDWDSIRGIFPEYNNRSRILLTTRETAVAMYADSISPHHMNLLNLENSWKLLRDNVFGPENDHPHELEKFGKKIVEKCKGLPLTILVIAGHLSKMARTLEAWKDVVRILGEIVASHPDKCLGVLGLSYHHLPNHLKPCFLSMGCFPEDFQVETKRLIQLWIAEGYIRTSRSNKSLEEVAVDYLEDLIGRNLMIRKRRFNGEIKACAMHDLLHEFCLIEAEMTKFMHIDKNYSSLLTQKQNVRRFSFQSQYYSVDDCCKLLPPVATSIYLSRLDLPYATRVKLFGILPIYHPHTVVHEIFSHFNLLRVLSIFHESTNFTSFPLVITKLFHLRYLQVGFDDDIPASISKLQNLQTLILMNQRRDKTLPGTIWMMKNLRHIHLEGATSLRSDILNKHLVTEMPNLQEFSVLCSTSCTNEVFSIIPNLKSLIVCDRLANRLIDMSSLRKLEALKFFVGNSPRSLARFVFPTSLKRLTLTRRFYFPCQNPFHIPCLTAQKAYWICSYST